The sequence GAGCACGCGCGCCCGACGCGGCCACGGCGGATGCCTCGGCGCCAATCCGCGGCGCCCACCTCACTCCTCTTATCCCCGCCTCACCCACTTGGCCACTGCGCGTCCCCCCTTATCCCGAGCGCGTTTCTTTCCGATCCCAAAGCTCCCGCACACCCTGCCTGATCCCTCCCAATAAGCTCCCCAGCTCCACGCCggacgcagcagcagcagcagtagagaTGGCCGCCCTCGCCGCCTCCTCCACGGCCGCCTTCGCCGCCAAGCCGCGCCTCCCACGCGCGCGCCTCACCGTGGCCTGCTCCGCCACCGGCGGCGACGGCAACGGCAGCAGCAGCAGTGTGTCGCTCGCATCCTCCGTGAAGACGTTCTCGGCCGCGCTGGCTCTGTCGTCGGTGCTTCTCTCCTCGGCCGCCACCTCCCCTCCCCCCGCGGCCGCTGACATCGCGGGGCTGACCCCGTGCAAGGAGTCCAAGGCGTTCGCCAAGCGCGAGAAGAACTCGATCAAGAAGCTCACCGCGTCGCTCAAGAAGTACGCGCCCGACAGCGCCCCGGCCCTCGCCATCAACGCCACCATCGAGAAGACCAAGCGGCGGTTCGAGAACTACGGCAAGTTCGGCCTGCTCTGCGGCGCCGACGGCCTGCCGCACCTCATCGTCAGCGGCGACCAGCGGCACTGGGGCGAGTTCGTCACCCCGGGCCTGCTCTTCCTCTACATCGCCGGGTGGATCGGGTGGGTCGGCAGGAGCTACCTCATCGCCATCAGCGGCGAGAAGAAGcccgccatgagggagatcatCATCGACGTCGAGCTCGCCACCCGCCTCCTCCCCAGGGGGTTCATCTGGCCCGTCGCGGCCTACCGCGAGCTCATCAACGGAGACCTCGTCGTCGACGACAAGGACATCGGCTACTACTAGCTGCTGCACCTGTGCTTGCACATCGCTGCTGGCGAGGCAAGGCCCGATCCATGGCTAGCGGCTGTTGAACAACTCTCTCTTGTTTATTGATAACGAACAGTGAAAAGATTAACGTGCCTTGTGTTCCTGTTTCTTCTGCAGTTGGGCAGTCGTCGTACGTGGGAAACATGGCTTTTGGTGTAGGAGGAAGGAATGGAAGTGGTCTGTTGTACTTAAAGAAACTAGATGAAGAAGTCTTGTATAACTGAAACTTCACCCCTCTCTTGTGTATGATGTATTCACCTTCGTCTTGAAAATTCTTGAGAACGGTTTCATCTTGCATACATTTTGCTAGTGAAGGGTCGAATCAGCTGACCAGATGAGATAAATAAGAGACAATAATAATTCTTTGCTTTCAGTCAGTATTGGCTTGCTTCTTAATGTACACCTAGACATCCAAAGCTACAAAAGACATAAAAGGGATGAGTAAGCACCAACCGGTGACTCGTACTCTCtgtgatgaccaaagaacataacGGAAGCGCTCAAAATGACTTGAAATGTGTTTATGAGAAAAACCTTCAAAATCGGGAAAAATTGAGCACTTAGCTTTAATAAAAATCAAGAGAATGCTCAAACCACAAATATATCACCAACTAGTGATCACATGTTTTAAAAAATGTTTCTGAAGCATACACGTGTCCAACGAAATAAATCGATCACAAAAATGGACACCAAAACATCCAAAACAGTGTTTCTCGATCATACTACATTCAACGATTTGAGTCAAAGTTATGCAAAATCGATCTAAACGGATTTCGATTGAACTGAAATTTTACACACAACTGGATAAGGGAGTTCCAAATATATCCAAAAAATTGAGCTCAAAGAGATTTAAATTTCAAAGTCAGATAAAAAAATACAAATATATCCAAAAAGGCAAAAAATTGGATCAAGAGATTGGAAATTTGTGTTCTAGGTGGATCAGCTTATAGCACTTGGTAGCAATGATCCTAAGAGGTCCTACCACGTTTCTACCCAAAGCCCAAATGGTCCCAAAAACGTAGATTCACAAAATCCtgcaaaggaagaacttgaagcaaacgatTTTACACATAGATTTAACATGGAGGTCACGGCGTGGTTAAGGCCACACTTTTCAAAAACATGGATGCAACAAGTCCAAAGCACCTAAAGGTATCCTAACAAAGAAAACTAGAGAGCAACATCGAAAATCGCAGAGTAAGTCTATCTCTAGCAGTTCCTCTATCTCATTCCTTATTTTAAACTTTTTTCTATAAACAGTATTATCTACAGTTCTGTGTCTCTTATTTCCACGTTTTAGTGGAGACAGTCTAACTGATAAGAAAACTTAAAATATAGGGGTGCGCCGTCGGCAACAAAGTCCTCTTGATCCAAACAAAAATAAAAAGGCTAGACAAGGTTTGTTCACCACCTGCAGTGCCTGGTATTCGGTTTTGTATAATCAGTGCATTATCTGATAAACCTGTTACAAGTCTTGCTGGAACCTGAGGAGATTGAAATTCCGCTCAGGGTTGACCCTCCTGTAGTGTCCAATGATATCCAAAATCATTTAAGAACAACAAATGATTTTCTTGCACCAAGCCATATGATGCATCGAGCCACATGACTTATTGAAGCAAAATAGAATTCTAGCGCACTCGTCAATTCCAACCAGGAATGGGTACTGCTGGATCCAGGCATAGCAAGGAGCCAAGGATGCAGTGGGCGGTCGGTAAGATGGCATGGTTCTGCACAATTATCATACAGTTTAATACAATATTTGCTCATATGGGCGTGGTAATTGATCCACCTTTTAGGCTTTTAGTGAGGTTCTACGATGGAAAAAAAAGAGTAAACTGAACTGGAACCAGGAAAACTTTCCGGCGTCAGCCGCCAAAAAAAAAATCTCTTGTATCCTGAATTATACATACGGAAGCGAGAGCATGCTTCCTCTGTGCTGGAATAGAGTACTGGAGTACAAAATGCATTCTATGGAGGGTTTACAGGTCAATACCAACAGTCAGCTTCCACTCGGTGACAGTGGAAAATTTGTGTCCGGCGAAGTGCCGTTATTTAGGTGCTCAGTATGGCTTCAGATTTCTGATGAAGGTATTGCTGCCAGGTTGCGCCGTAGCCTGGTTGCTCATGCTGGCGCCCATCTTCAGAACAGACGTTCTTGGGTCCATCGAAGTTGAGGATATCAGCGTTGTCATCATCTGCGCGCTTCCAGTTTGAAGGTAGCCTCGTGTACTTGCCATTGAAGGACAGAGTTACGGCCAGTCTAATCAGGTCCCTGAAAATAGAATTTTAACATGACCCAGACAGCTGAGTATACAGTGGCTGAACTTCGAAATGGTTTCAAGGACATGCATTCGTGTTCCGATGTTAGTGTACTACACGTGAAATAGAGGTCGTGAGTTTAGCTTACCTTTGATTGGCTAAACGAATGGCATCAGCCCACCACATGATGGAAGTAATCAGGGTTTTCTCCAGCTTGCGAGGCTCCATCAATAGCACGTCAAAATCAAGTAGGCATGCATCCTCGTTATAAGGTTCTTTAGGCACCCAACTGAATGCAGCTCCCGCTCTTTGTATGGCACTAAGAACATCCATACTGATATAATCGCTGAGACGCTTGCTGCAATCTTCAACAGCGCCAATGGCGTAACCGCCTAGTTCCATGCGACCAAGATCTTCGACTTTGCCCTGTGGGTGGGGAAAATCAATGTTTCACAATAGGCGATCCAAAAGTGTTGATAAAATGCTTAGTTTTACACGCTTTTCTACACTTCCAAGTCCCAACATATCGTTGGAGTTTTGCTGTCGAGTGCATGAATCGAATACCGACCttgattctctaaaacttatgccAATTTATTCCTAAGGACTTTTGGCGCAATGAAGATTTTCAACAGCTTCTCTTATTGTTTTAAAGCTATGACTAAGAATGTCTGATCATCTGACAGTACCACTCATGCCAGTGAACCATTTTTTGGCGCAAACTCTTGATTATGCATCTCAGTAAGATAATGTTCACATGCATGGGCGCTTTATTTGCAAGAGAAAGGTGGAGATCAATAGAGTTCAGTGATAGGTTTGAGTAAATAGATCGAGTGGATATCTAGTACCTTTATGATGGAATCTGCAGCGATATAAACAAATCTCTTTTTCGACAACTGAGATTTTGCGATAAGAAAGGGTGACAATTCAGTGTGGAATAACCAAAGAAAATTTCCTTCTGGAGTGGCAACGTTTAGCTTGTCCTTGATTTGCTTCTGACTGCAAGGGGCACAAATATGAGAATGTCCACAGTGACAAGATACAAGAAGGGTCATGCTAATTTGTGTGCTCACCTAGTAACAGTGAGATCTGAATCAGGTAGCAAGACTTTTAGCTTGAGGTAGGACAATTTATCGTTGCCTCCTTCAGGTATTAAGTAATGGAAAGATATATTATGTGGATCACTGCCAAACAAAGAGAGGGAAAAGTTATGCTGGTGACATAATTCATTCATCGAATTTTAGTTTTATATCATTACTAGCACAACATAGATGAAAAACTATCCAACATGACATGGAAAGTTGAAATAGTCATGCAGGAAAAAAAAAATGATCTCTGTCATGAGCATTATGCCCATGAACTCAAGCAGCACAACCATGCCGAAGCCCGGAAGCCAATCCATAATGGCATAGGAAGGAGATAGGAATTAGGAACTCTTGATCTAGTTCTTTTCTAACCAAAAGCGAGATAATCATATCCTTATGTTGATGGGGTGATTTGATTCTTAAGAGACCAATCTCTAGAATCAAGAACCAACTCAATCTAATATTATTTACGATATCATATCTAATCCTAGGGCAACCAGCAGAAGCGCATGAACAGACCATGGCATTGCTAgtaatttgcaaaaaaaaaaaaaaaactatgCTGCTGTGCATGGCCCAGGGCTGCTCCATCACATGGGCCCTACTGGCCTGCACATTATGACCTATCAGATATTTGTACACTGACTGATAAGATTTTGTATAATCAAATCTGATTGTACAAGATCACATTCCTAATAATTACTGAAATACACAAGATACAGAACCTTGAGCTGGACAGGGTGGAATTTGTCAGCACAGCGAGAGTGCGAAGATCCAAACAGCTTATCCAAGAGAAGACATCTACACTTCCAACATCATTTAAAGAACCCTGCAGCAGAATCAGTAGTTCATTAAGAAATTTGTTATTCCTAATGTCAACTCAAGCTCTTTTTGAAAAAAAACAGACTAACACGCAAGCCAAACACCAAGAGTGAGATTACAGTCACCGAAAAGTCATGCCATGTCGAAAAGAGTCCCAATAAAGAGTTGTAGACCTTCAATGATCCAACACTAACAATGAAATTGCTATTTTATTTTCCAGATGCCATATCCGGTGTTTTCATTTAATTGGAGAAGACTTATGACAAAATACCAAAGAATGTTACGTGGTGGACTTTGGACAAACATAAAGTTCCAATAAAGTACATTAGACTCATTAAGGACATGAACAACAATGTTGTGACTAGTGTTCAAATAAGTGATGAAGACATGAATGACTTCTTGATTATAATAGGACTACATAAAGAGTTAGCTTTAAGCCTTTACCTTTTTGCCTTAGTGATGAACGAGGTCACAAGAAACATATAAGGGGATATcccttggtgtatgctttttACGGATGATGTAGTGCTAGTTGATGATAGCCGAATATGAGAAATAGAAAACAGGAGTTATGACGGGAGACTCTAGGATCCAAAGGTTTTATACTCAATGGAACTAGAACCAAATATATGAGATGTGACTTCGACGCTACTACACATGAGGAAGGAAATGTTAGTTTGAAAGGTTAAGTAGTGCCTCTAGGAAAAACAATGATACAGAGAGACGaggatattgatgaagatgttagccatatAATCAAAGCAGGGCAGATGAAGTGGTGCCAAGCTTCTGGCGTTCTATCTGACAAGAGGGTACCATAGAAGCTAAAATGCAAGTGCAGAATGTTGGCCTATAAAAATACAACATGTTCATCAAATAAATGTTGTAGAAATATGTATGTTGCATTGGATTTGTGACCATACAAGAAGTGGTCGAGTTAGGAACGATGATATACGTGATAGGCTAGGGGCTATACCAATTTAAGAAAAGCTTATGAAACACCGATTGAGATGGTTTAGACATATCCAATGGAGACCTCGTGGGATCCTAAAGGGCGATAGAAATGGGAATAGATGTAGGGAAGACCAAAGTTGACATAGGAAAATGCAGTAAAAGTTGAGTTAAGAGAATATTACATAGGAGTGCATGGAAAACAACCATCCATGTGATTGAACCTTGAGTGGTTTctattgggtttcaactctagcatACTCCAATTTACTTGGAACTAAAAGACTTTGTTGTTGTTATTGTATGCCATCTTCAGTATCCAAACTTAAAACTATTTTCACATAAGCACTACAGAACTACAGTGTTTGGAAACACGACATAAAACTAATACTTTTCTGAAATTGTGTTCTATA is a genomic window of Zea mays cultivar B73 chromosome 5, Zm-B73-REFERENCE-NAM-5.0, whole genome shotgun sequence containing:
- the LOC103625835 gene encoding photosystem I reaction center subunit III, chloroplastic; translation: MAALAASSTAAFAAKPRLPRARLTVACSATGGDGNGSSSSVSLASSVKTFSAALALSSVLLSSAATSPPPAAADIAGLTPCKESKAFAKREKNSIKKLTASLKKYAPDSAPALAINATIEKTKRRFENYGKFGLLCGADGLPHLIVSGDQRHWGEFVTPGLLFLYIAGWIGWVGRSYLIAISGEKKPAMREIIIDVELATRLLPRGFIWPVAAYRELINGDLVVDDKDIGYY
- the LOC103625836 gene encoding uncharacterized protein; protein product: MDPAPEPIAGGGGLQRRPAAAARSGVGAQEPPPRGQLAIHADVEPPPRPWPGMQKLAIVAIVVLGCLQFLPATHFRDPNDPQRNWIPFDGSRNPTGSLNDVGSVDVFSWISCLDLRTLAVLTNSTLSSSSDPHNISFHYLIPEGGNDKLSYLKLKVLLPDSDLTVTSQKQIKDKLNVATPEGNFLWLFHTELSPFLIAKSQLSKKRFVYIAADSIIKGKVEDLGRMELGGYAIGAVEDCSKRLSDYISMDVLSAIQRAGAAFSWVPKEPYNEDACLLDFDVLLMEPRKLEKTLITSIMWWADAIRLANQRDLIRLAVTLSFNGKYTRLPSNWKRADDDNADILNFDGPKNVCSEDGRQHEQPGYGATWQQYLHQKSEAILST